GATAGCCTGGGTTACACTTTCTGGATGTTTTTAAACAAAAGTTCCCGGAAGTTCAACGTTATTTTTAAGCGTTCCGATCAAACCTACGGTATCCTGGAGCCGGCGCCTAAATGAGGGGCAACCCCTAAAATGGCCAAGCCTTCCATCCCGATTAAAATTCTCGATATCCTAAAACAGGAAAACATTCTGATCGATCTCAAGGCTCAGATCAAGCTGGATGCGCTCAAGGAAATGACCGCTCAGGCGCTCAATAAGGAAGAGCCGTCGGTCAAAGACGAAATCGTGCAGGCTCTTTTGGACCGGGAGAGACTGGGTTCAACCGGGATCGGTTCCGGCGTCGCCGTACCGCATGCCAAGTCTCCTCGAGTCGGACAGATCATCTGCGCGCTGAGCATGTCGAAGAAGGGCATCGATTTTCAAGCGCTCGATCAGGCGCCTGTTTATATCGTTTTTCTTTTGGTGGCCCCTCCCAATTCCCAGAGCGAACACCTGAACATTTTGGCCAGGATTGTTCGCCTTCTTAAAGACCGCGTTTTCCGGCAGGCGCTTCGGGAAGCGAAGACGAAGGAAGAGGTGGTGAAGCTCATCGGCGCGGAAGACGTCTAGGGCCCGTGTCGCTGACCGTCGGGGAGCTTTTAACCGCGCGGGGCGAGCTCTTACGCATTAAAGTTTTGGCCGGGCGCGCGGGGTTAAACCGCGCGATCCGCGCAACGGAAGTCAACCGCCCCGGCTTGGCTTTGCTTGGGCACATGGAGCGTTTCCGGTCCGAGCGCATCCAGGTGATCGGAAGAGGCGAAGAAAGCGTCCTGAGAAAACTCAAAGCCAAACAGATCGAGCCCGTGTTCGCCAGAGTCCTTCGTTATAAAAACCTTCCCTGCTTCGTAATCACCGCCGGACGAGTGCCGCCTGAAATGATGCTGCGCATGTGCGACAAGGCCGGCGTGCCGGTTTTGCAGTCTTCGTTGGACACGGCCCATTTTATCGGCGAACTGCACTCTCATCTTGAGGATCATTTGGCGCCTTCCAAATACCTGCACGGGGTGCTGGTGGAGGTATACGGCTTGGGGGTATTGATCTGCGGCAAATCGGGCGCCGGAAAATCGGAATGCGCCTTGGAGCTTTTAAAAAGAGGACATTTTTTCATCGGCGACGATTTGATCCGCATCAAGCATTTGCCCGGAGGGGTTTTAATCGGCGAGGCGGCCCGCCAGGAATTCGGTTCGTATATGGAAGTGCGCGGGTTGGGCATTATCGACGTCAAAAGCCTCTTCGGCATCGGCGCTGTGATGGATCGAACGCGGGTTGAGCTTGTCACCACGCTGGAGATGTGGGACGGGGGGCGCTTGTCCGGCAATTACGAACGCGTGGGGCTTTCCGAGCGCACCATGACCATTCTTGGTATTGGGGTGTCGCATGTTGTCTTCCCCGTGTTTCCCGGAAGAAACCTTGCTATCTTACTTGAAGTGGCCAGCCTCAATCAGCGGTTAAAAAATAAAGGCGTTTATTCGGCGCGCGAATTCGAGGAGAAGATACTTGAGAAAACAGCCGTCCGTTAAACATAAGATGGGCGTTTCGGGCGCGGGCGCCGCGGTGCCGGGCTCAAGGGGCGGTCCCATTCTGATCGTCACCGGCGTTTCGGGCGCGGGCAAAAGTCAGGCGCTCAAAATCCTCGAAGATTTCGGTTACTTCTGCGTAGATAATTTGCCTACCGGGCTGGTCAAAAATTTTCTCGAGATGCTGAACAAGCCCACGAATTCGGTTCCGGCTAAAGTCGCCATGGGCATCGATATCCGGGCGCAGGCGTTCCTTGATGATCTGCCCAAGGTCTTGGAAGAATTCCGGCTGCGCGGCTATCGGTATCGAATTTTATTTTTAGACGCCGGTGAAGAAGTTCTGCTGCGGCGCTTTTCCGAGACCAGGCACCGCCATCCGCTGTCGGCGCGCGCTCTCTTAGACGCAATACGGACTGAACGCGTCCAGATGACGAAGATCAAGGAAATCGCCGACAAGGTGATTGATACGTCATCGTTGACCCTGGGCGAGCTCAAGGAAGCCATCTCGGCGTTTTTAGGCGTCACTCACGAGCGGGAAATGAATTTGGCCGTAGTTTCCTTCGGTTACAAATACGGTTTACCCATCGACGCGGACTTGATCTGGGACGTGCGTTTTTTGCCCAATCCCAACTATATCGCCAACTTGAAGCCCTTGACCGGGCTTGATGCCGCGGTGGAGCGCTATGTTTTGGGCAGTCCCAAGGCTAAGGCTTTTATCGGGCAGTTTTTGCGCATGCTCAGGGATTTGATCCCACAATACATCCGTGAAGG
This genomic stretch from Elusimicrobiota bacterium harbors:
- a CDS encoding PTS sugar transporter subunit IIA — encoded protein: MAKPSIPIKILDILKQENILIDLKAQIKLDALKEMTAQALNKEEPSVKDEIVQALLDRERLGSTGIGSGVAVPHAKSPRVGQIICALSMSKKGIDFQALDQAPVYIVFLLVAPPNSQSEHLNILARIVRLLKDRVFRQALREAKTKEEVVKLIGAEDV
- the hprK gene encoding HPr(Ser) kinase/phosphatase, with protein sequence MSLTVGELLTARGELLRIKVLAGRAGLNRAIRATEVNRPGLALLGHMERFRSERIQVIGRGEESVLRKLKAKQIEPVFARVLRYKNLPCFVITAGRVPPEMMLRMCDKAGVPVLQSSLDTAHFIGELHSHLEDHLAPSKYLHGVLVEVYGLGVLICGKSGAGKSECALELLKRGHFFIGDDLIRIKHLPGGVLIGEAARQEFGSYMEVRGLGIIDVKSLFGIGAVMDRTRVELVTTLEMWDGGRLSGNYERVGLSERTMTILGIGVSHVVFPVFPGRNLAILLEVASLNQRLKNKGVYSAREFEEKILEKTAVR
- the rapZ gene encoding RNase adapter RapZ; translation: MGVSGAGAAVPGSRGGPILIVTGVSGAGKSQALKILEDFGYFCVDNLPTGLVKNFLEMLNKPTNSVPAKVAMGIDIRAQAFLDDLPKVLEEFRLRGYRYRILFLDAGEEVLLRRFSETRHRHPLSARALLDAIRTERVQMTKIKEIADKVIDTSSLTLGELKEAISAFLGVTHEREMNLAVVSFGYKYGLPIDADLIWDVRFLPNPNYIANLKPLTGLDAAVERYVLGSPKAKAFIGQFLRMLRDLIPQYIREGKSYMTMGIGCTGGRHRSVAIARTLAQELRSAGYTVREFHRDSEK